Below is a window of Cataglyphis hispanica isolate Lineage 1 chromosome 2, ULB_Chis1_1.0, whole genome shotgun sequence DNA.
tcttgatatttttttttctctcttcaggaaatagaatcgatttttaacaacaatttaaacattaaatgcatgatatattaagattaaatcgTGCTATGATTAAATCTAGTCGAACCTCGTTTCCATTATTTATCAACAAGTATGCTTCCTCATAACAATAGCAGATGCAAATGAGCATAGAGAAACACGATGAATTTGTCACGCTTGAAAGAAGATGTCATGCTTACGTTGGATTGCAAAATTGTCCAAACTCGAGATTACATAGGATTTTACcaataagaataaagaaattctaTCCGTTCAATCCTGAGTGGTCAAATTTTCTCCTACATCTCGTTTTTTAAAAGCGTGGTTCGATGCTACAAactgataattatatgttacttATATTACACTTTCTGCAGTTtgggtaataaaatattttgcaaagaaaaaaaaaaagatgaaaagataCATAAAGTTTAGTTTGTCGAGGAACATATTTTACgatatgaaaagagaaaatatcgcGGTACCCGATCAATCCAGAATTTGTCCAAAGGAGCCAATCAAGTACGAGGTTTCAATACGTTAATGTGCCCATCTAATGATGATCATTAAACACGGTTGTAACAAATAGACAACGAATAAAGGATTGTAGATTGTAGTGCATCATAACCGTGTTATACGaggttatttatatttacatttctgtTTGGTGCAGTTGTTTTCGCATTTTACGAAGAACGATTTTCGAAGAAATCTCATCTCCTCATTTTAAGTGATCGAGAATGGATTTCCAAAATCGTCCGGGTGGCAAAACCGGCGGCGGCGGGGTCGCCTCCTGGTCCGAGAGCAACCGCGACCGCCGAGAACGGCTCCGTCAGCTCGCCCTGGAGACTATCGACTTGAACAAGGATCCGTATTTTATGAAGAATCATCTGGGCTCGTACGAGTGCAAATTGTGTCTCACCTTGCATAATAACGAGGGCAGTTACCTGGCGCACACGCAGGGTAAGAAGCATCAGGCTAATTTAGCCAGGAGGGCCGCGAAAGAGGCTAAGGAAGCACCGCAGACCCTAGCGCCGGAGAAACCCCGAGTCGAGCCTAAGAAATTCGTAAAGATCGGTCGACCCGGTTATAGAGTTACGAAGCAACGTGATCCGGAATCTGGCCAGCAGAGTCTACTGTTTCAGGTAGATTATCCGGAGGTGGCGGACAATGTAATACCGCGGCATAGGTTTATGTCCGCCTACGAGCAGAGAGTCGAACCACCTGATCGCAAATGGCAATATCTGCTGTTTGCAGCTGAACCATATGAAACTATCGCCTTCAAAGTAAGCAATCGGAAAACCTACCTCCGAACAttctaaagaaaattcttCGTTCCTCATTAATGAAATTGAGTCTTTATATCGCTTATAACAATTTTCAGGTACCCAGCAGAGAAGTGGAAAAGGCGGAAGGAAAGTTTTGGACTCACTGGAACAAGGAtacgaaacaattttttctacaatttgcATTCAAGAATGAGAAACCGTCCGTGGGCAAAGTACCACCGCCGCCGGTTCCTTTGATAAGACCGGGACTAAGTTCGATGGTACCTGTTCCGCCGCCTCCTCCTAGACCACCCATGTTTAATCCGGTACCACCTCCACCAGCTCTCCTAGCGAGTGGGATGCAAATACCTCCTCCACCACCTCATATAGCATAATGCATTTGATAcaattcgaataaattttttttattaataaaaagtttgcgcgtattatcttttcaagaaaaaaatgcatttgtgtaattacataaaatcatatatatgatcttatgtccatttttttcttagatttttaaaagaaaataattgtttatatatttctatcaacATGTAAAAGATCAAACATCTATtcgatatttatgcaaaaactgtatgtaatatatttaaatgtatataatatctataaaaatgagACAACTTATGAGACATAAAAAAACATgagtctttaaaaaaaatttttatttatcattgaaatatatattcgtttcCATAAATTACTCTTAACATCttcacatttttcttatatttttataaaattttagtataagtttaatataagTTGTATTAATAAGAGTGTACTTATGGAAATGAGCCTTATCCTGGAAGCAAAGAACATAAATtagtattttgattatattggTTCTTTGTAAGATATTTCACACAAATGATTCATTTAGAATGCAACTATTTACACAAACATTACATTTTGTGAAATGTTTCAACACTTTCTAGTCCGTCTATTACAAAATCATAAACAATGaagcaagaataaaaaaagaaaagaacataCTCAATGATTACGCGCACAAGACGCACGCGCCACCAACCGccttaattttatcttctgCCCGTTTACTGAAAAATTTGGCCTTTACTATAACAGGCTGCTTAGGAAGGCGTCCTTTTCCCAAGAGTTTGTAGTATCCCTGAAAAGATTAACAttgattcaatataaaatctgtaatgttaaaatgtgtgtatttttaaagtattttaaattttaagtataagagatattttaatatctcttttaaaatatttgcaagaaaTTGATCAGAAAGCAACAATCCACACAAATGTAAGTGTTGTACAGCACTTTTAAGACCGCCCGTTGCaatttcatcatatatattgtaggCAAATTATTGccaaatattcataaaagtagagaaaataaaatatatgtatatgtatatgtatatatatatatatatatatatatatatgtatatgagatatgtacatataaaaaaagttaaagttaaaaaaattttgactcaCCGCTTTTACTAGGTCTATGACAGGTGCTTTGCCCTCGAcatctttatatttcaatctcGTCTGTTCAGAGACAAGAGTCCATAATTTGTCTAAATTCATAGTAGGGCACCATTTAGTATTACGTCGCAGATGGTAGTTTCTCATACCAAGCTgtaagataaaacaaaaaacaattagAGATATGACACAAAGTATGAGCCTGATAACAGATTTTACAAACGAAAAATTACTCAGATTATAGAATCTAATCATTGTAGTTCATTTCGCcggtgaaatattaaattctcatcATTCAATATAAACATAGCAACACACTTCTGTTACAAATTTGGAACATCctgcagaaatatttttacctttCCAAAGTATCCAGGATGGTATTTGTCGAAATTGATTCGGTGGTGATGCATGCCACCAGCGTTACCGCGACCACCGGGATGCTTCCTGTGCTTGCCTGAAGAatacaaagaatattataaaataataaactttaaatttaattatgtaatattgaaaaaaaagagcttgtatatattattttcatcagaAATTGACTCCTGTGATAAGAAGATGAAAGATTATATGCGAAAAATCGGCAATCTTTATTTCAGGAGTATTCAATCACAGAATATTGCATACCTCGAagaaacattttacattaccaaaaatataaattttctctttttcatatttaaaataaatatcaaatgtatttttatcacaacttttattatatattttaatttacttaatgCATTTGCGACACACATGAATgcttacaaaaaattgtacgGGGATGAACTCACCAACGCGGCCGTGACCATGGCTCACGTGTCCACGTAGCTTCCTGGTCTTCTTCTTGTGTGTTgactaaaaaaatacaataaaagcgTGTATATAAGTGGCGAGACATATTACGAGCCATTAGAATTATTGCTTATATCGAGAATAGCGTTAACGCGATGTTTTGAGGTTATTCTTCTCCAACACGACACAAATGaatattgtaacatttttttttcgaaagcgtaataatcaaagaaaattatccTCAATATTGTCGATCATCTGTTTATCGTAAGTAAATCGTGAACATAAGAATGATGTCGTCGATATCGTTGGATTATTAGAGACGTAATACAACGTGAAGACACTCACCATCTTGACGAAGTGAAGGAAAAGGTAGAATACACGCAATTAATTCTATGCTCTCCCTTCTCCCATTTCTGAGCTGCGTTCGGAAACTACCCGTACACAAACGTCGTTCCATCTTTGTTATTTACTGAAAGTTAAACAAAGATAGAACGACGCTCGTGCATACTGGATGGTGTTTTCGAACGCAGGTCAGGAGTAAGCAATCGCAATGGCCGCGTtcagcaaaaaagaaaaatcggtAGCAATTAAATGTGATTggttcttatttttaaaaccaaCAAATCAACATTGAGTATTGACAAGACGATAACTGAGCGCTTTCTCTGTCAAATGCGATCAATATTATCCTATAGCAAATCAAGGTCAGAATTAAGAAGAGACTTGTATATCTTTGAATAAGTTCTCTGCCTTTCTTTACATATACtgaactaaaaatatttttcatcagaTATTTGTTGAGCATTTTCTGGTCAACTCAACGTTGATTTGTTGGTTCTAAAAGTAGGAACCAATCACATTTGATTGCTATCCAATGGTTGTATCTTCTGAACATACCCaatataacgataaaaaaaactggATGACGTAATTgtattcacatttttaataattttctatttctattttccagaggatcaaaattaaattgacttTCTATTGtaattgtcataaaataattatgaaaaatatgaaacaatctCTGCAATGcagtaaaaaaacatttcatttgctattttaaaaaattctagacAAAATTGAGATAATTGCTGCATTGTCTTAttctatacattattaaagctATTAAGAGTGAATAGAAACACATATGAAAAGTAAATACAAAttcagcattttttatttccaatttgtgtcatatctataatttaatgattgataataaaaatacttattctctaaaatatgcaattcaattttcaatcattcaattttttaatttatcatgttAATGAGACTGGCGGTGTTGGAGTTAGCTctgattatgtatatttttatcaaagtatatgtttaaatatgataattcaTGATACGGATAACTGGTCCCGAGTGATTCCGGCGTTTTTTCGTGTTTTGGCAATTGTCtagatgtatataaatattcatttatttttgcacgccgacatatatatttatcgctgTATAATTCCATCCACCATTCATATGCAacctataatttttctttgccCAGTATCCTCTAGATCtgaaatgtataatttcttttagccaaataaaacataattgtaaatatgtgaaataaataatatatgcgaaACAATGAATAATAGCGTCCTATATGCGATTCGATGCTTCCATGatttagaagaaaaagtaTTGTCCATAATGAagagatgaataaaaattgataataaataagctATAATACACTGCAAAATTGTGATATAAGccgataaaattttagagcCAAATAAGGATACgtgttatctttatatttttacttgttCAAAGCGAgtatgttacaaaaaaaaaaaaagatttttgcaaagaaaaataagagtataatttttgtaattcatAATAGTATAGCCTTATGCTTCAGtaattcgatttttaatattattagtcgAGTTAGACTTACAAATTAGTTTAGATGATTACTCGAATGAAGCTTTAATTGTTAGAATGTGGGTGAGTTCAAGTTAGGGCTGCCCGGTGTTGATGAGGGCGTTGATGGGGTACCTGGTGGCGATGCTTCCAATGGGCAAACCAAATTGCCGAAATCCATCTcatttttactctttttacGCTTCAGCGTGAATTGAGATTTCTTTGGTAcctgattaaaatttaactgtatattatctaatattttgaaatagcgatattaatattattagaataaaaaattgtacaatcaTAAGAAATTTCATAAGATTATTCTCtctaatataagtataatgtTAAGTAAAATTCTAAAACGCACACCTTTAACCTGGCGGTAAGCGTTAGCGGAACAAATCCGAGTGtgctttctatctctctcttatgcTGGACTACTTCTCTGCCGAGGATCTGATTGAAGTGCGTCGTCAAGTGCCTACGAAGTAAAGTCTTTGCTGGCGGAATGCTTAACAATGTTGCGAGCAATTCGGAGGTGAATCGACCTTCGTGGATCATCAAACCGCCGTGTACGCCAGAGCCGCGCATGTTTGGTGCATATTCTGCGAGATCCACAACCCGCAGCCATTCCATCACACGATGATTCGTCCAGAGAGTCACGTTGCTACCATCGGCGCCGTTTCCATTCGCGGATCTT
It encodes the following:
- the LOC126856302 gene encoding 60S ribosomal protein L27a produces the protein MSTHKKKTRKLRGHVSHGHGRVGKHRKHPGGRGNAGGMHHHRINFDKYHPGYFGKLGMRNYHLRRNTKWCPTMNLDKLWTLVSEQTRLKYKDVEGKAPVIDLVKAGYYKLLGKGRLPKQPVIVKAKFFSKRAEDKIKAVGGACVLCA
- the LOC126856271 gene encoding splicing factor 3A subunit 2, which gives rise to MDFQNRPGGKTGGGGVASWSESNRDRRERLRQLALETIDLNKDPYFMKNHLGSYECKLCLTLHNNEGSYLAHTQGKKHQANLARRAAKEAKEAPQTLAPEKPRVEPKKFVKIGRPGYRVTKQRDPESGQQSLLFQVDYPEVADNVIPRHRFMSAYEQRVEPPDRKWQYLLFAAEPYETIAFKVPSREVEKAEGKFWTHWNKDTKQFFLQFAFKNEKPSVGKVPPPPVPLIRPGLSSMVPVPPPPPRPPMFNPVPPPPALLASGMQIPPPPPHIA